The following coding sequences lie in one Drosophila sulfurigaster albostrigata strain 15112-1811.04 chromosome 2R, ASM2355843v2, whole genome shotgun sequence genomic window:
- the LOC133838899 gene encoding large ribosomal subunit protein uL16: MGRRPARCYRYCKNKPYPKSRFCRGVPDPKIRIFDLGRKKASVEDFPLCVHLVSDEYEQLSSEALEAGRICCNKYLVKYCGKDQFHIRMRLHPFHVIRINKMLSCAGADRLQTGMRGAFGKPQGTVARVRIGQPIMSVRSSDRYKAQVVEALRRAKFKFPGRQKIYVSKKLGFTKYDRERYEELRDDNRLEQDGCNVKYRPEHGPMAAWEKAQRDVYA; this comes from the exons ATGGGTCGTCGACCTGCAAGATG ttaTCGCTACTGTAAGAACAAGCCGTATCCAAAATCGCGGTTCTGTCGTGGTGTACCCGATCCCAAAATCCGCATTTTTGATTTGGGCAGGAAGAAGGCTAGTGTGGAGGATTTCCCACTTTGTGTCCATTTAGTTTCTGATGAATACGAACAATTGAGCAGTGAGGCTCTGGAAGCTGGTCGTATTTGCTGCAACAAGTATTTAGTAAAATACTGCGGAAAAGATCAATTCCACATCCGCATGCGTTTGCATCCATTCCATGTAATTCGcatcaacaaaatgttgtcGTGCGCTGGAGCTGATAG GCTTCAAACTGGAATGAGAGGCGCTTTCGGAAAGCCACAGGGCACAGTTGCACGTGTCCGAATTGGACAACCAATTATGTCGGTGCGCTCAAGCGACAGGTACAAGGCACAAGTTGTAGAAGCTCTCCGTCGTGCCAAGTTTAAGTTCCCTGGGCGCCAAAAG ATTTATGTTTCGAAAAAATTGGGGTTCACTAAGTACGATCGCGAGCGTTACGAAGAACTTCGCGATGATAATCGCCTGGAGCAAGATGGATGCAATGTCAAATACCGCCCAGAGCATGGGCCAATGGCTGCATGGGAAAAGGCTCAGCGTGACGTTTATGCTTAA